One genomic segment of Candidatus Hydrogenedentota bacterium includes these proteins:
- a CDS encoding sugar phosphate isomerase/epimerase yields MKVGMNLLLWTGGADESHLPLLEQIKGWGFDGVEFPMFSADGSPWAKLAAKCDELGLGRTAVTVLPGGTNLIGEDEAERKAAVAHLKSCIDACVVLGAEALCGPLYSPVGRLIGRGPVPDEMDRAIQGFREVGAYATEKGIKLAIEPLNRFETYFLNTQSDSANLVRAVGIEAVGEMFDTFHANIEEKDFAEAIRAGGNCINHVHISANDRATPGDDHIDYDTCFAALKEIGYDGWMVIEAFGSWIPDLAGATCIWRVMAPSEEYLATNGLKMIREKWGA; encoded by the coding sequence ATGAAAGTCGGGATGAATCTGTTGCTCTGGACCGGCGGCGCCGATGAGAGTCATCTGCCCCTGCTTGAACAGATTAAAGGCTGGGGCTTCGATGGCGTGGAGTTTCCCATGTTTTCGGCCGATGGATCCCCCTGGGCTAAACTGGCCGCCAAGTGCGACGAACTGGGTCTGGGCCGTACGGCGGTGACCGTTCTACCCGGCGGCACGAACCTCATCGGTGAAGACGAGGCCGAGCGCAAAGCGGCCGTCGCCCATCTCAAGTCCTGCATTGACGCCTGCGTGGTGCTCGGTGCGGAAGCCCTCTGCGGCCCGCTGTATAGCCCGGTGGGCCGGCTGATCGGCCGTGGTCCGGTGCCGGACGAGATGGACAGGGCGATTCAGGGCTTCCGCGAAGTGGGCGCGTATGCCACCGAAAAGGGTATCAAGCTGGCCATCGAGCCCTTGAACCGCTTTGAGACCTATTTCCTCAACACCCAGTCGGATTCCGCCAATCTTGTGCGCGCCGTGGGCATTGAAGCGGTGGGCGAAATGTTCGACACCTTCCACGCGAACATCGAAGAGAAGGATTTTGCCGAGGCGATTCGCGCGGGCGGCAACTGCATCAATCACGTGCATATCTCCGCCAATGACCGCGCAACGCCGGGCGACGACCACATTGATTACGACACCTGCTTCGCCGCCCTGAAGGAAATCGGGTACGACGGCTGGATGGTGATCGAGGCCTTCGGTTCCTGGATCCCGGATCTTGCCGGCGCCACCTGCATATGGCGTGTCATGGCGCCGAGCGAAGAATACCTGGCCACAAACGGTCTCAAGATGATCCGCGAGAAGTGGGGGGCGTAA
- a CDS encoding Hsp20/alpha crystallin family protein yields MSLLVPIKRTNVFPWAGFGELEQQLERMFNTGSTSEQQPGTTWLPPVDIHESDDAYTLVADLPGMKKEDITVSIVDDRITLKGSRKREERHEEKGYRRYERAEGTFERSFRINGGVDGARVEATFENGVLTVKLPKPEETKPRQIEVKVS; encoded by the coding sequence ATGAGCCTGCTAGTACCCATCAAACGGACGAACGTCTTCCCCTGGGCCGGATTTGGCGAACTGGAGCAGCAGTTGGAGCGCATGTTCAATACCGGCTCGACGTCGGAGCAGCAGCCGGGCACGACGTGGCTGCCGCCTGTGGATATCCACGAATCCGACGATGCCTACACGCTGGTCGCCGACCTGCCGGGCATGAAGAAAGAAGACATCACGGTCAGTATCGTCGACGACCGGATTACGCTGAAGGGCAGCCGTAAGCGTGAAGAGCGCCACGAGGAGAAAGGCTATCGCCGCTACGAGCGCGCCGAGGGCACTTTCGAGCGGAGCTTCCGAATCAATGGCGGCGTGGACGGTGCCAGAGTAGAGGCTACGTTCGAGAACGGCGTACTGACCGTGAAACTGCCGAAACCCGAAGAAACCAAGCCCCGCCAGATCGAGGTGAAAGTAAGTTGA
- a CDS encoding SUMF1/EgtB/PvdO family nonheme iron enzyme: MHVHTYFRRFSFFLTLAVVASIALTSCPPPTPEEESLKVLLATGMPVAGKSLPKGLVPVDDAAILSLEARIQAIRILSLDGTETESTSVLSSAKTVDLLDLTDVAALLSDTTVPAGSYSGVELVISEASMVLVNNPLETIALALADGGTYTLDFDFEIAPESAGLLFLELGGLNVLEGEGGNFTLSPALSAGLATAVLNAQIAGSIESIDNAAETFVLAAGAARYTVDYTEADIFVPGDYGTPSGTPAVLSAGTDVAVVGTAGANSSIAPHTIVVVDLPGTPEDDEGDLITVCLLADDPTPTAQTIQVSRNRLDQIIALGGFEGPCDGGDPFTLTYAAGPGGTVEGLSPQSVAPGADGSAVTAVPLDGFAFVNWSDGSTLNPRRDRAVGADITVTANFAELFALSYTAGAGGTIAGNASQLVPEGGSGSPVTAVRDDSFVFDGWSDGRTDNPRTDINIAADLAVTANFLEVFQLTYTAGTGGTVEGVTQQSVIDGNDGTAVTAIPGEGFIFIGWSDGVEENTRTDLNVDGDVTVTANFLAQYTLTYVAGANGTITGATSQIVNDGEDGTAVTAVPNATFGFAGWSDGRADNPRTDVDVDGDVTVTANFATAITLSYAADTHGTLTGATEQVIGSGGTGTAVTAVPNEGYGFDQWSDGRTDNPRVDTGATSDLSVTAEFVPAFTLTYLASEGGTLTGATTQIVNTGGSGTAVTAAPNASFVFDKWSDNTKQNPRTDVNVVSDVTVTAQFVELFTLTYTAGSNGSLTGPASQTIRDGADGRTVTAVPANGFGFDGWSDGVLDNPRTDLDVSGDISVTANFSATLTVTYEAGENGDISGVSIQDVEVGASTTAVTAVPNEGYLFSQWSDGSTDNPRTDTDVIATKSFTASFFEDVVMLPVPAGTFTMGPREDGDDALFDLQDELPRREVTLDAYEIGKFEVNNAQFAEFMNFMHHPSRDLLKRPNGSSWQGFPENVWFFDSALPRVVFAFALTEDGIDYDQNTNSFVTKVLEGVPAGTFYDKATHPVTEPTWYGAVLFANWLSERSGLEPVYDTDTWTGDFTKNGYRLPSEAEWERAAAWDGEKHWIYPITSDELTTRDRVNFHVDSFRPNPDYGSTSFINPLGIIQDAKESYTSPVGWFNGINISPNGNIQTVDSPSPVGAYDMAGNVVEWCDDWYSATYYSENVTDNPRGPEVGTDKVARGGAWARLVKKENQRSARRFRYDPNHSDGINGFRLAR; this comes from the coding sequence ATGCACGTGCACACTTATTTTCGACGGTTTTCATTTTTTCTTACTTTGGCCGTGGTGGCATCCATCGCCCTCACCAGTTGCCCGCCCCCGACCCCCGAGGAGGAAAGTCTCAAGGTTCTCCTCGCCACAGGAATGCCCGTTGCCGGAAAATCACTTCCCAAGGGCCTTGTCCCTGTGGATGACGCGGCCATCCTGAGTCTCGAAGCCCGGATTCAGGCCATTCGCATCCTTTCGCTGGATGGTACGGAAACCGAGTCCACCAGCGTGCTCTCCAGCGCGAAGACGGTGGATCTCCTCGACTTGACCGACGTGGCGGCGTTGCTCTCCGATACGACCGTGCCCGCCGGGTCCTATAGCGGTGTGGAACTCGTGATTTCGGAAGCGAGCATGGTGCTGGTGAACAATCCGCTGGAGACCATCGCGCTGGCGCTTGCCGATGGCGGAACCTACACCCTGGATTTTGATTTTGAGATTGCGCCGGAGAGTGCGGGCCTGCTCTTCCTCGAGCTGGGCGGCCTGAATGTGCTTGAGGGCGAGGGGGGCAACTTTACACTTTCACCGGCATTGTCCGCCGGCCTGGCAACGGCTGTGTTAAACGCACAAATCGCCGGTTCAATTGAAAGTATCGACAACGCGGCGGAGACTTTTGTGCTCGCGGCGGGCGCGGCCCGATATACGGTCGATTATACAGAGGCCGATATCTTCGTGCCGGGTGACTATGGAACGCCGAGTGGAACCCCCGCCGTATTGTCGGCGGGCACCGACGTGGCGGTCGTGGGAACAGCGGGAGCAAATAGTTCCATCGCCCCTCACACGATTGTGGTGGTTGATCTACCCGGGACGCCGGAAGACGATGAAGGTGATCTGATTACGGTATGCCTCTTAGCCGACGACCCAACGCCCACCGCCCAGACCATCCAAGTCAGCCGCAACCGGCTGGACCAGATTATCGCACTCGGTGGCTTTGAAGGCCCTTGCGACGGGGGCGATCCCTTTACCCTGACTTATGCGGCGGGTCCCGGCGGTACGGTTGAAGGGCTCAGTCCCCAGAGTGTGGCGCCCGGCGCCGATGGTTCCGCCGTGACGGCCGTGCCGCTGGATGGTTTCGCCTTCGTCAACTGGAGCGATGGCAGTACCCTCAATCCCCGCCGCGACCGGGCTGTGGGCGCGGATATTACGGTGACCGCCAACTTTGCCGAGCTCTTCGCGCTGAGCTATACGGCGGGCGCGGGCGGCACGATTGCGGGCAACGCCAGCCAGCTCGTGCCCGAAGGGGGCAGCGGCTCGCCGGTGACGGCGGTTCGCGACGACAGCTTTGTGTTTGACGGTTGGAGCGACGGGCGCACGGACAATCCGCGCACCGATATCAACATAGCGGCGGACCTGGCGGTTACGGCCAACTTCCTGGAAGTTTTCCAGCTCACCTACACCGCCGGTACCGGTGGAACCGTGGAAGGCGTGACCCAGCAGTCGGTTATTGACGGTAATGATGGAACGGCGGTTACGGCGATCCCCGGCGAGGGCTTCATCTTCATCGGCTGGAGCGACGGCGTCGAGGAGAATACCCGCACCGACCTCAATGTGGATGGCGATGTGACGGTAACGGCAAATTTCCTGGCCCAGTACACCCTGACCTACGTGGCCGGAGCCAACGGAACGATCACGGGCGCGACCTCCCAGATTGTGAACGACGGTGAGGACGGCACGGCGGTGACGGCGGTGCCGAACGCAACCTTCGGCTTCGCGGGCTGGAGCGACGGTCGGGCGGACAATCCCAGGACGGATGTCGATGTGGACGGGGACGTCACCGTGACCGCGAACTTCGCCACGGCGATCACGCTGAGTTATGCGGCGGATACCCACGGCACCTTGACGGGCGCCACGGAGCAAGTCATCGGCAGCGGCGGTACGGGTACGGCGGTTACCGCAGTGCCCAATGAAGGCTATGGTTTCGACCAGTGGAGCGACGGCCGAACGGACAATCCCCGCGTGGATACCGGCGCGACGAGCGATCTGAGTGTGACGGCGGAGTTTGTGCCCGCCTTCACCCTGACGTATCTGGCAAGCGAGGGCGGCACCCTTACCGGCGCGACGACCCAGATAGTGAATACGGGCGGGTCGGGTACGGCCGTGACGGCGGCGCCGAACGCCAGTTTTGTTTTTGATAAGTGGAGCGACAATACGAAGCAGAATCCCCGGACCGACGTCAATGTGGTCAGTGATGTGACGGTGACCGCCCAGTTTGTGGAGTTGTTCACGTTGACCTATACGGCGGGCAGCAACGGGAGCCTGACCGGCCCCGCGAGCCAGACCATCCGCGACGGTGCGGACGGGCGCACGGTTACGGCGGTGCCCGCCAACGGCTTCGGATTTGACGGCTGGAGCGACGGCGTCCTGGACAATCCCCGGACCGATCTGGATGTCAGTGGCGACATTTCCGTGACGGCCAACTTCTCCGCGACCTTGACGGTGACCTATGAAGCGGGCGAGAACGGGGATATTTCCGGTGTGTCCATTCAAGATGTCGAGGTGGGCGCGAGCACCACGGCGGTTACGGCGGTGCCGAATGAGGGCTACCTGTTCTCGCAATGGAGCGACGGCAGCACCGACAATCCGCGCACCGACACCGACGTTATCGCCACGAAGTCCTTCACCGCGTCCTTCTTCGAGGATGTGGTCATGCTCCCCGTGCCCGCGGGCACCTTCACGATGGGTCCCCGGGAAGACGGGGATGACGCGCTCTTCGATCTGCAGGACGAACTGCCGCGCCGGGAGGTGACGCTCGACGCGTATGAGATAGGCAAGTTTGAGGTGAACAATGCCCAGTTCGCCGAGTTCATGAACTTTATGCACCATCCCTCGCGCGATCTGCTCAAGCGGCCCAACGGCTCATCGTGGCAAGGTTTTCCGGAGAACGTGTGGTTTTTCGACAGCGCCCTGCCCCGGGTGGTTTTTGCCTTCGCCCTTACCGAAGATGGCATCGACTACGACCAGAACACCAATTCCTTCGTGACCAAAGTGCTGGAGGGTGTCCCGGCCGGTACCTTCTACGACAAGGCGACCCATCCGGTGACGGAACCGACCTGGTACGGGGCGGTACTGTTTGCCAACTGGCTTTCCGAGCGTTCCGGCCTCGAACCGGTCTACGACACGGACACGTGGACCGGCGACTTCACGAAAAACGGCTACCGCCTCCCGTCGGAGGCGGAGTGGGAGCGCGCGGCCGCGTGGGACGGGGAGAAGCACTGGATCTACCCGATTACGAGCGACGAACTGACCACGCGCGATCGGGTGAATTTCCATGTGGACAGCTTCCGGCCGAATCCCGACTACGGCAGCACAAGCTTCATCAATCCGCTGGGCATTATCCAGGACGCGAAAGAGTCCTATACTTCGCCGGTGGGCTGGTTCAACGGCATCAATATCAGCCCCAACGGCAACATCCAGACGGTGGACAGCCCCAGCCCCGTCGGGGCCTACGATATGGCCGGCAATGTGGTTGAGTGGTGCGACGACTGGTATTCCGCGACCTACTACAGTGAAAACGTCACGGACAATCCCCGGGGCCCGGAAGTGGGCACCGACAAAGTAGCCCGCGGCGGCGCCTGGGCCCGACTGGTGAAAAAAGAGAACCAGCGCTCGGCGCGTCGCTTCCGATACGACCCGAATCACTCCGACGGCATCAACGGCTTCCGCCTGGCGCGCTAA
- a CDS encoding PSD1 domain-containing protein, whose translation MKYRPTTIHSTQFARFVAAVATLTCSLSTRAAEPSPEAIEFFETKVRPVLADRCFKCHGPETQKAGVRLDARSAMLAGGEGGPVLLEGDQAPNSRILQVIKYDTQLKMPPDAKLPQEQIDAITEWVSMGSPWPGGEEIVAANKETAWADRVAAAKASHWSFQPVALPAAPEVTTKEWAKTPIDQFILAQIEGKQITPSARADKRTLIRRAYMDLTGLAPTMDEVRAFEADESPEAFDKVIEQLLASPRYGERWGRHWLDVARYADSKGYVFQEERSFGFSHTYRDYVVRAFNEDLPYNTFLKQQLAADLMDLGDDKRPLAALGYLSLGRRFVGNIHDITDDRIDVVMRGMQGLTVSCARCHDHKYDAISAADYYGLYGIFRSSTEPAELPLIEEPNPDDPKYQEFLAEFNRKQAEKEALVDQIQGDLLTHCRDQIGTYLTAAHKAWDMDDPTLRVLAADLKVKWQLVTRWRDHLKALSAQPHPILGPWFAYRALPEAEFAARSTELAAQIAGKSLNGTEVNPRIAKRFEGDAPKSMDEVTQRYVDALRDASKDWADLLASRQQIALNNPERAGDMPQALPDVNQEAVRQVLFGKDSPANIPRGDVWNLSEVPIQGQMRDKDNAITRVKNTHPGRPNRAMALVDGELFNPYVFRRGQPGSKGDDVPRKFLDVLSTPASQPYTNGSGRLELANAIATHENPLTARVMVNRVWMHHFGRPLVGTPSDFGARSDLPTHPELLDYLASEFMAGNWSVKNLHRMIMRSAVYQQQSLARPDGAAADPENRLLWRQNRQRLDFESMRDGVLLAAGRLDTTMGGEGVSIVEPPFSTRRTIYGQVERQNLPAVFRTFDFASPDIHTPMRVNTTVPQQALFLMNSPFLVEQAEKLAARDSVAQKTSAEDRIAALYQAVFQRDPAPDEIALGKRFVEHQETASPDAFSHPRWQYGYGAVNPATGALESFTAMPHFTGTAWQGGPTLPDPATDWASLNSHGGHPGPAGFAVVRRWTAPYDATIAMDGDLKHGSAEGDGVFASAVTSSGQVLWRGSAHNSSTASTFDGLSVKAGDTIDLVVDCGANQSFDSFTWHPRIHVLAPADGKTSAGRETEWRSRLGFQGPPPPPIEPWGKYAQVLLMSNEFMFVD comes from the coding sequence TTGAAGTACCGCCCGACGACTATCCATTCCACACAATTTGCCCGATTCGTGGCTGCGGTGGCCACCCTCACGTGCTCCCTGAGTACGCGCGCGGCGGAACCATCGCCCGAGGCCATCGAGTTCTTTGAGACCAAGGTCCGCCCCGTGTTGGCGGACCGTTGTTTTAAGTGCCACGGCCCCGAGACACAAAAGGCGGGGGTGCGCCTCGACGCGCGCTCGGCCATGCTGGCGGGTGGCGAGGGCGGTCCGGTGCTGCTTGAGGGGGATCAGGCCCCGAACAGCCGCATCCTTCAGGTCATCAAGTATGATACCCAGTTGAAAATGCCCCCGGACGCGAAGCTGCCCCAGGAACAGATCGACGCCATCACGGAATGGGTCAGCATGGGCAGTCCCTGGCCCGGCGGCGAAGAAATTGTGGCGGCAAACAAGGAGACCGCCTGGGCGGATCGGGTCGCGGCCGCGAAGGCGTCCCACTGGTCCTTCCAGCCGGTTGCACTGCCCGCCGCGCCGGAAGTAACCACGAAAGAATGGGCGAAGACCCCCATTGACCAGTTCATCCTGGCACAAATCGAGGGGAAGCAGATCACCCCATCGGCCCGAGCGGACAAGCGCACGCTGATCCGACGGGCCTACATGGACCTGACGGGCCTGGCCCCCACCATGGACGAAGTACGGGCCTTCGAAGCCGATGAAAGTCCCGAGGCCTTCGACAAGGTAATCGAGCAATTGCTTGCGTCGCCGCGCTATGGCGAACGCTGGGGCCGACACTGGCTGGACGTGGCGCGCTACGCCGACTCGAAGGGCTATGTATTTCAGGAAGAGCGGAGTTTCGGCTTTTCCCACACCTACCGCGACTATGTCGTTCGGGCCTTCAATGAAGACCTGCCCTACAACACCTTCCTCAAGCAGCAACTCGCGGCGGACCTGATGGACCTGGGTGACGACAAGCGCCCCCTGGCCGCGCTGGGCTATCTCTCGCTCGGGCGCCGCTTCGTCGGCAATATTCACGACATCACCGATGACCGCATCGACGTGGTCATGCGGGGCATGCAGGGCCTAACGGTTTCCTGCGCGCGGTGCCACGACCACAAGTACGACGCCATTTCCGCGGCGGACTATTACGGTCTCTACGGCATCTTCCGCAGTTCCACGGAGCCCGCAGAGCTGCCACTCATTGAAGAGCCCAATCCGGACGACCCGAAGTATCAGGAGTTTCTCGCCGAGTTCAACCGCAAGCAGGCGGAAAAGGAGGCGCTGGTGGATCAGATCCAGGGCGACCTGCTGACGCATTGCCGCGATCAAATCGGCACCTACCTCACGGCGGCACACAAGGCCTGGGACATGGATGACCCGACACTGCGGGTGCTGGCCGCCGACCTCAAAGTGAAGTGGCAACTTGTGACGCGCTGGCGTGATCATCTGAAGGCCCTCTCGGCGCAACCCCATCCCATACTCGGCCCCTGGTTCGCCTACCGCGCGCTGCCCGAGGCCGAATTTGCGGCAAGAAGCACCGAACTGGCCGCGCAGATAGCGGGCAAGTCGCTGAACGGCACCGAGGTGAACCCGCGCATCGCCAAACGCTTTGAAGGCGATGCGCCGAAGTCGATGGACGAGGTGACCCAGCGCTACGTGGATGCGCTCCGCGACGCATCGAAGGACTGGGCGGACCTGCTGGCTTCCCGTCAACAAATAGCCCTGAATAACCCGGAACGTGCCGGCGATATGCCCCAGGCGCTTCCCGATGTGAACCAGGAAGCGGTGCGGCAAGTTCTTTTTGGCAAGGACAGCCCCGCCAACATTCCCCGGGGCGACGTCTGGAATTTGAGTGAAGTGCCTATCCAGGGGCAGATGCGCGACAAAGACAATGCCATCACGCGGGTAAAGAATACTCACCCCGGCCGGCCGAACCGGGCCATGGCGCTGGTGGACGGCGAGTTGTTCAACCCCTATGTGTTTCGCCGTGGCCAACCCGGCAGCAAGGGCGATGATGTGCCGAGGAAATTCCTCGACGTACTCTCAACCCCCGCGTCGCAGCCCTACACCAACGGCAGTGGCCGTCTCGAACTGGCCAACGCGATTGCAACCCACGAAAACCCGCTCACCGCGCGGGTGATGGTGAACCGGGTCTGGATGCACCACTTCGGCCGCCCGCTGGTGGGTACGCCGAGTGATTTCGGCGCGCGCAGCGATCTGCCCACCCATCCCGAACTCCTCGACTATCTCGCTAGCGAATTCATGGCCGGCAACTGGTCCGTGAAAAACCTGCACCGGATGATCATGCGCTCGGCGGTGTACCAGCAGCAGAGCCTCGCCCGGCCCGACGGTGCGGCCGCCGATCCGGAGAACCGGCTGCTCTGGCGGCAGAATCGGCAGCGCCTCGACTTCGAGTCCATGCGCGATGGGGTGCTCCTGGCCGCGGGCCGACTGGACACGACCATGGGCGGCGAAGGGGTATCCATCGTGGAACCCCCCTTCTCCACGCGCCGCACAATCTATGGTCAGGTGGAACGCCAGAATCTTCCGGCGGTCTTCCGCACCTTCGACTTTGCGAGCCCGGACATTCACACGCCCATGCGCGTGAACACGACCGTGCCCCAGCAGGCCCTCTTCCTGATGAACAGCCCCTTCCTCGTGGAACAGGCCGAGAAGCTTGCCGCACGCGACTCGGTCGCGCAAAAGACGAGCGCCGAAGATCGCATCGCCGCGCTCTATCAAGCCGTCTTCCAACGCGATCCCGCGCCCGACGAAATCGCGCTGGGCAAACGCTTCGTTGAGCACCAGGAGACGGCTTCCCCCGACGCGTTCTCCCATCCTCGCTGGCAGTATGGCTATGGCGCGGTAAACCCGGCCACCGGCGCACTGGAATCCTTCACGGCCATGCCCCACTTCACGGGCACCGCCTGGCAGGGCGGCCCCACGCTACCCGATCCTGCAACGGACTGGGCCTCGTTGAATTCCCACGGCGGTCACCCCGGTCCGGCGGGTTTCGCGGTGGTGCGGCGCTGGACCGCGCCCTACGATGCAACGATCGCCATGGACGGCGACCTGAAACACGGCTCCGCAGAGGGCGATGGCGTTTTTGCCTCCGCAGTAACTTCAAGCGGCCAGGTGCTTTGGCGCGGCAGCGCACACAACAGCAGTACGGCAAGTACCTTTGACGGGTTGTCGGTAAAGGCTGGCGACACGATTGACCTGGTCGTTGACTGCGGGGCCAATCAGAGTTTTGATTCGTTCACCTGGCACCCCCGTATTCACGTGCTCGCTCCCGCCGATGGAAAGACCAGCGCGGGACGGGAGACCGAATGGCGTTCTCGCCTGGGCTTCCAGGGACCACCCCCGCC
- a CDS encoding MgtC/SapB family protein, giving the protein MSVAPLSWIALFACLISGAIIGLERQWQGKPIGIRTSVLIVLGTYVFVDIGFVTNNPNTDPTRIIGQVITGIGFLGAGVMLTRDGMVVGATSAASIWVLAAIGVVIAAGSPFLGVKLAMIAVAILVGINALEVRCEWLQRGMHRRTASPPAEGGTESRPDPERRTGN; this is encoded by the coding sequence ATTTCCGTCGCGCCCCTTTCGTGGATCGCGCTGTTCGCCTGCCTCATTTCGGGGGCCATCATCGGGCTGGAGCGACAGTGGCAGGGAAAGCCTATCGGCATTCGTACGAGCGTGCTCATTGTTCTGGGCACCTATGTTTTCGTCGATATCGGCTTTGTCACCAATAACCCCAACACCGATCCCACCCGTATCATCGGGCAGGTGATCACCGGGATCGGCTTTCTCGGCGCCGGGGTCATGCTTACCCGCGATGGTATGGTGGTGGGGGCCACTTCCGCCGCGAGTATCTGGGTGCTCGCCGCTATCGGCGTGGTCATTGCCGCGGGCTCCCCCTTCCTCGGGGTGAAACTCGCCATGATCGCCGTGGCCATCCTGGTGGGGATTAACGCCCTGGAAGTGCGCTGCGAATGGCTGCAACGGGGTATGCACCGACGAACCGCTTCCCCGCCAGCCGAAGGCGGGACGGAGTCCAGGCCGGATCCCGAGCGCAGAACTGGGAATTAA
- a CDS encoding MBOAT family protein, which yields MLFNSIDFLLFLPLVVGAYYLIPHRFRWILLLVASYYFYMCWKAEFIILIVLSTLVDYVAALGMEKTASSRLRKMWLGFSLTSNLGMLFTFKYLNFFSASFQEVFNTFNIAYHFPTYNLLLPAGISFYTFQTLSYTIDVYRGHKKAEHHFGIFALYVCFFPQLVAGPIERAVSFLPQFHEKHALDIQRIVDGLRMVLWGLFKKIVIADRLSIYVNTVYNNPHHFDSAPTFIMATYFFAFQIYCDFSAYSDIAIGSARMLGFDLMENFRKPYESKSISEFWSRWHISLSTWFRDYLYIPLGGNRVGKIYYYRNLFVIFLVSGLWHGANWTFVIWGALHGFFLVFALMSKSLRESIAEKTGLKKHKGLHGALQVFICFHLVCLGWIFFRANNVSDAFHVVGAILSPNWFSLDISNASHFFYGIWGIASLLAVERLQGNRTLVESFNRWPTWFRWSIYSYCILLILTIGVIDGGQFIYFQF from the coding sequence ATGCTGTTTAACTCGATAGATTTTCTGCTGTTTCTTCCGCTCGTCGTCGGAGCGTATTATCTCATTCCCCACCGTTTCCGGTGGATTCTTCTCCTCGTTGCCAGCTATTACTTCTACATGTGCTGGAAGGCGGAGTTTATTATTCTCATTGTGCTTTCCACGCTGGTGGATTATGTTGCGGCCCTGGGCATGGAGAAAACCGCCAGCAGTCGGCTGCGCAAGATGTGGCTGGGATTCAGCCTCACCTCCAATCTGGGTATGCTCTTTACCTTCAAGTACCTGAATTTCTTCAGCGCGAGCTTTCAGGAGGTATTCAATACCTTCAACATCGCCTATCATTTCCCCACCTACAATCTGCTCTTGCCGGCGGGTATATCCTTCTATACCTTTCAAACCCTGAGCTACACCATCGACGTCTACAGAGGGCACAAGAAAGCGGAGCACCACTTCGGAATCTTTGCGCTGTATGTCTGCTTCTTTCCCCAGTTGGTGGCCGGCCCCATTGAGCGCGCGGTCAGCTTTCTACCCCAGTTTCACGAGAAGCACGCGCTCGACATCCAGCGGATCGTGGACGGATTGCGCATGGTCCTTTGGGGGCTTTTCAAGAAGATCGTCATTGCGGACCGCCTGTCCATCTATGTGAATACGGTCTACAACAATCCCCACCATTTCGATTCCGCGCCCACGTTTATCATGGCGACCTATTTCTTCGCCTTCCAGATTTACTGCGACTTCTCGGCCTATTCTGACATCGCCATTGGTTCCGCGCGCATGCTCGGTTTTGACCTGATGGAAAACTTCCGAAAGCCCTACGAGTCCAAGTCCATCTCCGAATTCTGGTCGCGCTGGCACATATCCCTTTCCACCTGGTTTCGCGACTACCTGTACATTCCCCTCGGCGGGAACCGGGTCGGAAAAATCTACTACTACCGGAATCTGTTCGTTATCTTCCTGGTGAGCGGACTCTGGCACGGGGCCAACTGGACCTTTGTGATCTGGGGCGCGCTTCACGGTTTCTTCCTCGTCTTCGCACTGATGAGCAAGTCCTTGCGCGAGTCTATTGCCGAGAAGACGGGACTGAAAAAGCACAAGGGCCTGCACGGCGCGCTCCAGGTATTCATTTGCTTCCACCTCGTCTGCCTGGGCTGGATCTTCTTTCGCGCGAACAATGTCTCCGACGCCTTCCATGTGGTCGGCGCCATTCTGAGCCCCAATTGGTTCTCCCTGGATATTTCCAACGCCAGCCATTTCTTCTATGGCATCTGGGGCATTGCTTCGCTTCTGGCCGTGGAACGGCTCCAGGGCAATCGGACCCTGGTCGAAAGTTTCAACCGGTGGCCCACCTGGTTCCGCTGGAGTATTTACTCGTACTGCATCCTACTCATTTTGACGATCGGCGTGATTGATGGCGGACAATTCATCTACTTCCAATTCTAG
- the speD gene encoding adenosylmethionine decarboxylase has protein sequence MAKGRHLLIDCVNVPREVCGDDKAVLKAMATAAERAGATVISQVRYHFGHNSAPGFTAMVLLDESHCSAHAYSDEGLLALDIFTCGNTDPRDVLAYMQEMLDLGDITVQHCERFHTPGERFRAPEIAVSLKSFRAEAFELATSANGHE, from the coding sequence TTGGCTAAAGGAAGACACCTTCTCATCGATTGCGTGAATGTGCCCCGGGAAGTCTGTGGCGACGACAAAGCTGTACTGAAGGCGATGGCAACGGCCGCGGAACGCGCCGGTGCGACCGTCATCTCCCAGGTTCGCTACCATTTTGGGCACAATTCCGCACCTGGCTTCACCGCCATGGTCCTGTTGGACGAGAGCCATTGTTCCGCGCATGCGTATTCGGACGAAGGCCTCCTCGCCTTGGATATCTTTACCTGCGGCAATACCGACCCCCGGGATGTATTGGCGTATATGCAGGAGATGCTCGATCTGGGTGATATTACCGTGCAGCATTGCGAACGGTTCCATACACCCGGCGAGCGCTTTAGAGCGCCTGAGATTGCTGTCTCCCTGAAGTCCTTTCGTGCCGAAGCGTTCGAACTCGCGACGAGCGCGAACGGGCACGAGTAA